A genomic window from Gossypium hirsutum isolate 1008001.06 chromosome D10, Gossypium_hirsutum_v2.1, whole genome shotgun sequence includes:
- the LOC107916089 gene encoding methyltransferase N6AMT1 — MSYKIAQIRLVSSHPEVYQPCDDSFALVDALLSDRNNLLELKPMLCMEVGCGSGYVITSLMLMLGEEANGAQFIATDINHHAIRVTQETMESHRVYAELINTDVASGLENRLAGSVDLLVVNPPYVPTPEDEVGREGIASAWAGGDNGRSMIDKILPVAEKLLSRRGWLYMVTLTANNPSQICRQMMKKGYASKIVVQRSTVEESLHIIKFWKDNDIEADTNDTITNSKAVPLGIVDSVRSQIQRLSFWGSSDINTTTN; from the coding sequence ATGTCTTATAAAATTGCCCAGATTCGTCTTGTGAGTTCTCATCCTGAGGTTTATCAGCCCTGCGATGATTCATTTGCATTAGTCGATGCACTTTTATCCGATCGGAACAATTTGTTGGAACTCAAACCGATGTTATGTATGGAAGTGGGTTGCGGAAGTGGTTATGTTATCACTTCTTTAATGCTTATGCTTGGGGAGGAAGCTAATGGGGCTCAGTTTATTGCCACCGATATCAATCATCATGCTATTAGAGTGACTCAGGAAACAATGGAATCGCACAGAGTTTATGCAGAATTGATAAATACCGACGTTGCATCTGGGTTAGAGAATCGTCTGGCTGGTTCAGTTGATCTTCTTGTTGTTAATCCACCTTATGTGCCAACACCTGAAGATGAAGTGGGTCGTGAAGGGATTGCCTCAGCTTGGGCAGGAGGAGATAACGGTCGAAGTATGATCGATAAGATTTTGCCTGTTGCAGAGAAGCTTTTGTCGAGACGGGGTTGGTTGTACATGGTCACTCTTACAGCAAATAATCCGTCACAGATATGCCGACAGATGATGAAGAAGGGATATGCTTCAAAAATTGTTGTCCAAAGATCAACAGTGGAAGAGAGTTTACATATCATCAAGTTCTGGAAAGATAACGATATTGAGGCGGACACAAATGACACGATAACAAACAGCAAAGCAGTCCCTCTAGGGATCGTGGACTCTGTCCGTTCGCAGATACAACGATTGTCATTTTGGGGAAGTAGTGACATTAACACCACCACCAATTGA